Proteins encoded by one window of Salvia splendens isolate huo1 chromosome 5, SspV2, whole genome shotgun sequence:
- the LOC121802974 gene encoding uncharacterized protein LOC121802974 — protein MSVEFIDSQIVTEFVNDSKAFEKWASEKFRTLDADGNGVLSRDELQRRSGKLSSAEFELQSPDEISGLYDVLFSKFDADGSGTIDPQEFMALTKEIMLAKARGIGNSPICIILQGDSLLMRAVQLANS, from the coding sequence ATGAGCGTGGAATTCATCGACAGCCAAATCGTGACGGAATTCGTGAACGATTCGAAGGCGTTCGAGAAGTGGGCGAGCGAAAAGTTCAGGACGCTCGACGCCGACGGCAACGGCGTGCTGTCGCGCGACGAGCTGCAGAGGCGCTCCGGCAAGCTATCATCGGCGGAGTTCGAGCTGCAGTCGCCGGACGAGATCAGCGGCCTCTACGACGTCCTGTTCAGCAAGTTCGACGCCGACGGGAGCGGGACGATCGATCCGCAGGAATTCATGGCGCTGACGAAGGAGATCATGCTCGCAAAAGCGCGCGGGATCGGAAACTCCCCAATTTGTATTATTCTGCAGGGTGATAGTTTGCTCATGAGGGCGGTGCAGCTCGCCAACTCCTGA
- the LOC121802782 gene encoding uncharacterized protein LOC121802782 isoform X4 — MRDSGDDEWNEQVSISNADVVLSVIRSDYEKAYFVTGRELYARNLGLLLPFFESPSIQLEELTKEFDGKTISLVASWKLRSCGMLKDGVFLRLKQFFRYSLLALKVQINESSYQY; from the exons ATGAGAG ATTCAGGGGATGATGAATGGAATGAGCAAGTTTCAATTTCCAATGCCGACGTCGTGCTTTCCGTGATCAGATCTGATTATGAGAAAGCTTATTTTGTCACAG GTAGGGAATTATATGCACGAAACTTGGGTCTACTTCTGCCTTTCTTTGAGAGCCCCTCAATCCAGTTAGAAGAATTAACTAAG GAGTTTGACGGAAAAACTATATCCTTAGTTGCTTCCTGGAAACTAAG ATCGTGTGGCATGTTGAAAGATGGGGTGTTTCTGCGCTTGAAGCAGTTCTTCAGATATTCACTGCTAGCTCTGAAAGTCCAGATCAATGAAAGCTCCTACCAGTATTAG
- the LOC121802782 gene encoding uncharacterized protein LOC121802782 isoform X3 → MRDSGDDEWNEQVSISNADVVLSVIRSDYEKAYFVTGRELYARNLGLLLPFFESPSIQLEELTKSICYMFHMQEFDGKTISLVASWKLRSCGMLKDGVFLRLKQFFRYSLLALKVQINESSYQY, encoded by the exons ATGAGAG ATTCAGGGGATGATGAATGGAATGAGCAAGTTTCAATTTCCAATGCCGACGTCGTGCTTTCCGTGATCAGATCTGATTATGAGAAAGCTTATTTTGTCACAG GTAGGGAATTATATGCACGAAACTTGGGTCTACTTCTGCCTTTCTTTGAGAGCCCCTCAATCCAGTTAGAAGAATTAACTAAG TCGATATGCTATATGTTTCATATGCAGGAGTTTGACGGAAAAACTATATCCTTAGTTGCTTCCTGGAAACTAAG ATCGTGTGGCATGTTGAAAGATGGGGTGTTTCTGCGCTTGAAGCAGTTCTTCAGATATTCACTGCTAGCTCTGAAAGTCCAGATCAATGAAAGCTCCTACCAGTATTAG
- the LOC121802782 gene encoding uncharacterized protein LOC121802782 isoform X2, which produces MRDSGDDEWNEQVSISNADVVLSVIRSDYEKAYFVTGRELYARNLGLLLPFFESPSIQLEELTKEFDGKTISLVASWKLRTYLRLPWKPLISIDGTTTYDLDDDFRIVWHVERWGVSALEAVLQIFTASSESPDQ; this is translated from the exons ATGAGAG ATTCAGGGGATGATGAATGGAATGAGCAAGTTTCAATTTCCAATGCCGACGTCGTGCTTTCCGTGATCAGATCTGATTATGAGAAAGCTTATTTTGTCACAG GTAGGGAATTATATGCACGAAACTTGGGTCTACTTCTGCCTTTCTTTGAGAGCCCCTCAATCCAGTTAGAAGAATTAACTAAG GAGTTTGACGGAAAAACTATATCCTTAGTTGCTTCCTGGAAACTAAG AACATACCTTAGACTTCCGTGGAAGCCACTGATTAGCATTGATGGAACAACAACATATGATCTAGATGATGATTTTAGA ATCGTGTGGCATGTTGAAAGATGGGGTGTTTCTGCGCTTGAAGCAGTTCTTCAGATATTCACTGCTAGCTCTGAAAGTCCAGATCAATGA
- the LOC121802782 gene encoding uncharacterized protein LOC121802782 isoform X1, with protein MRDSGDDEWNEQVSISNADVVLSVIRSDYEKAYFVTGRELYARNLGLLLPFFESPSIQLEELTKSICYMFHMQEFDGKTISLVASWKLRTYLRLPWKPLISIDGTTTYDLDDDFRIVWHVERWGVSALEAVLQIFTASSESPDQ; from the exons ATGAGAG ATTCAGGGGATGATGAATGGAATGAGCAAGTTTCAATTTCCAATGCCGACGTCGTGCTTTCCGTGATCAGATCTGATTATGAGAAAGCTTATTTTGTCACAG GTAGGGAATTATATGCACGAAACTTGGGTCTACTTCTGCCTTTCTTTGAGAGCCCCTCAATCCAGTTAGAAGAATTAACTAAG TCGATATGCTATATGTTTCATATGCAGGAGTTTGACGGAAAAACTATATCCTTAGTTGCTTCCTGGAAACTAAG AACATACCTTAGACTTCCGTGGAAGCCACTGATTAGCATTGATGGAACAACAACATATGATCTAGATGATGATTTTAGA ATCGTGTGGCATGTTGAAAGATGGGGTGTTTCTGCGCTTGAAGCAGTTCTTCAGATATTCACTGCTAGCTCTGAAAGTCCAGATCAATGA